Proteins encoded by one window of Anopheles maculipalpis chromosome 2RL, idAnoMacuDA_375_x, whole genome shotgun sequence:
- the LOC126568604 gene encoding elongin-C, with product MEERTGTERIYGGCEGPDAMYVKLISSDGHEFIVKREHALTSGTIKAMLSGPGQFAENEANEVNFREIPSHVLEKVCMYFTYKVRYTNSSTEIPEFPIAPEIALELLMAANFLDC from the exons ATGGAGGAACGTACCGGAACGGAACGCATCTACGGTGGTTGCGAGGGACCGGATGCGATGTACGTGAAGCTCATCTCGTCCGACGGGCACGAGTTTATCGTCAAGCGTGAACATGCACTCACCTCTGGCACGATCAAGGCAATGCTTTCCGGGCCCGGCCAGTTCGCCGAGAATGAAGCGAACGAAGTAAACTTTAGAGAAATACC TTCCCACGTGCTCGAAAAGGTCTGCATGTACTTCACCTACAAGGTACGATACACGAACAGCTCGACGGAAATACCGGAGTTCCCGATCGCGCCGGAGATTGCGCTGGAGCTACTGATGGCGGCTAACTTTCTCGACTGCTAG
- the LOC126568008 gene encoding mini-chromosome maintenance complex-binding protein has translation MESDPASWTPEYFIAHEASCLKQLATDEVWATVPLLNRTDLAHLPDGCLVRFRGMLQDMQDPECYLERYTVRLKSDGTVVRQQNGKYRDILLLNGATETVDTGCNAGSSTFGERRSLFVVTIPGQNPWTEVCEKEHRGSLPVVQMNGGDEDTIPSSTGGGTKRRTEADNEEVMDVDGTPSDSTTVLPSVTVNGVKKRTPTNDASSSSGGTVLSADYLLNSPIADRPGKACLVKLYSNYDDWTLNTVIEVVGFLSVDPALDGSGDSTGMEEFADDVSEHQATHPPPSLIPRLHAISVRKLAHTNPLLLEQPQEDSGTGSETTTYKDLHNLFTQCLFGDGIAADYLLCHLVSSVYIRDEVECRGQFCLNLSNIPAEVLPDYTRSLYELLELLLPASHYLPMTLENMNTVQFVPKKDYTTNKLTSGLLQLAPHTHLVLDETRLQAGKLEAPGVEAVKHVAHLIKCQRLKCNFQYYQLDFNADVPVLVLSEGRSMLPSNCYLPIVPDLDAIKLIEETIKAGRHFIGPKLDEMRRYLTAARVREFDMKTLDPTVVQDDFVRMRTENSAITMDDLHALFVLARLHGLSRGRASLLREDWERAKALECERRNRIEMFSKTKSEP, from the exons ATGGAATCAGACCCCGCATCATGGACACCGGAGTATTTCATTGCACACGAAGCCAGCTGCCTGAAGCAACTGGCAACCGACGAGGTGTGGGCAACGGTCCCGCTACTCAACCGTACCGATCTTGCCCACCTGCCGGACGGTTGTTTGGTACGCTTTCGCGGCATGCTACAGGATATGCAGGATCCGGAATGTTATCTGGAGCGGTACACTGTTCGCTTGAAATCGGACGGTACCGTGGTGCGACAGCAGAATGGTAAATATCGTGACATACTGCTGCTAAACGGTGCAACGGAAACGGTGGACACTGGGTGTAACGCAGGCAGCAGTACGTTTGGCGAGCGAAGATCACTGTTTGTTGTCACCATTCCGGGTCAAAATCCGTGGACTGAGGTGTGCGAGAAGGAGCACCGGGGAAGCCTTCCGGTGGTGCAGATGAATGGTGGCGATGAGGACACAATACCAAGTTCAACCGGTGGTGGTACCAAGCGTCGTACGGAAGCTGATAATGAGGAAGTAATGGATGTGGATGGAACGCCATCGGACAGCACCACCGTTCTTCCTTCGGTGACGGTAAATGGAGTGAAAAAGCGGACCCCTACTAACGATGCCTCCAGTAGCAGTGGTGGAACTGTACTGTCGGCTGACTATCTGCTCAACTCGCCGATTGCCGACCGGCCGGGGAAGGCGTGTTTGGTCAAGCTGTACAGCAATTACGACGATTGGACACTTAACACCGTCATCGAGGTGGTTGGATTTCTTTCCGTCGATCCAGCACTGGACGGTAGCGGTGACAGTACCGGGATGGAGGAGTTTGCCGACGATGTGTCCGAACATCAGGCAACACATCCGCCCCCATCGCTCATACCACGCCTGCACGCGATCAGCGTACGGAAGCTTGCCCACACGAATCCACTGCTGTTGGAACAACCGCAGGAAGATAGCGGAACGGGTAGCGAAACGACGACATACAAGGACCTGCACAATCTCTTCACCCAGTGCCTGTTTGGGGACGGCATTGCGGCAGACTATCTGCTGTGCCATCTCGTATCGTCCGTGTACATACGGGACGAGGTAGAGTGTCGGGGTCAGTTTTGTCTGAACCTTAGCAACATACCGGCGGAGGTATTGCCCGATTATACGCGTTCGCTGTACGAGCTGCTAGAGTTATTGTTGCCCGCCAGCCACTATCTGCCGATGACGCTCGAGAACATGAATACGGTGCAGTTTGTGCCGAA GAAAGACTACACAACGAACAAGCTGACGAGCGGGCTGCTGCAGCTTGCTCCCCACACCCATCTGGTGCTGGACGAAACACGGCTGCAGGCGGGCAAGCTTGAAGCACCCGGTGTCGAAGCGGTCAAGCATGTGGCGCACCTGATCAAGTGTCAAAGGTTGAAGTGCAACTTTCAGTATTATCAGCTCGATTTTAATGCCGACGTGCCGGTGTTGGTGCTGAGCGAAGGCCGGAGTATGCTACCG AGCAATTGCTATCTACCGATCGTTCCCGATCTGGACGCGATCAAGCTGATCGAAGAAACGATTAAAGCCGGCCGGCACTTTATCGGCCCGAAGCTGGACGAGATGCGCCGCTATCTGACCGCTGCCCGGGTCCGTGAGTTCGATATGAAAACGCTTGACCCTACCGTGGTGCAGGATGATTTTGTGCGAATGCGCACCGAGAATAGTGCGATCACGATGGACGATCTGCACGCACTGTTTGTGCTGGCACGGCTGCACGGGCTGAGCCGGGGCAGGGCGTCGCTGCTGCGGGAAGATTGGGAACGGGCGAAAGCGTTAGAATGCGAGCGGCGCAATCGTATCGAAATGTTTAGCAAAACGAAAAGCGAACCATAG
- the LOC126567824 gene encoding protein argonaute-2 codes for MGKKKPQKNVLGAIGQTSTQAVQQQQQPQGPQQTPQGSQQQPQGPPESQQHQQGPKRPQQQQQGHPSSQQQQGPKEQQQQTQGPPGSQQQQQGPPRSQQQQGPKGQQKQQGPKGTQQQQQGQQQTQGPPGSQQQQQGPPRSQQQQGPKGPQQPQGWKGQQQQTQGPPGSQQQQQGPPGSQQQQGPKGQQKQQGPKGSQQQQQGPKGQQQTQGPPGSQQQHQGPKGSQQQQGPKGSQQQQQGPQRREYAQDRKGQGDGHAISTAGDSAAHRDASVSSSKSSSSGDGSLKPIEENLQQMRIAKEKIRRTDLRPVLVRSGAHGTRGKKVSVEANFFRLLLDKLKGVAYHYDVAIEPDRPKKFYRGVFAQFCRENYPGVALAYDGQKSAYTTNKLTDKKAKVLYQPEDGGRAKEYSVQMKEAAQLDLGVLKTYMQSNDATFAKPMSAIQCLDVVLRCAYENNPNFVRFKRCVYMVPNERIDLGKGHELWYGLFQSAVLGSRPYINLDVSHKAFPCAAPLLAVIGNMNRGNVESISGWALNELQSFLKGMDVVYKNPAGIIKRMRCNGLREPASQQMFKLDDGTRLSVAEYFARRLNYRLRYPNLPVVHVGSTVRSVYVPAELCEIPGGQALNKNHPEECTRKIIRYAATNTQTRKQKIISLASQLQYNKCATLKQFGIEVGNEFEKVPARIIDAPPIEYARGEKIAPRSGVWRAEGKNFLIPSTDLSKKPLRWRILNLDSYTNEATVKKFGEMLQQQALRCNVQMEPFDMSSTYELVRDIANALRNIGTVLEGIKKKEPAITIVILPSRGEVYSKVKQKAELASERIGILTQCVKGTTVAEKSTDISTLNNIMLKINAKTNGSNHCISPVAVPPLARGKVMYIGADVTHPLGDDIPSVVGVAALYDMIGFRYNCSVRLQGARDEMIRDLENIVHRQLMLYLQYNGELPERIMYYRDGVSDGQFAEILTIELQALHAAIARAKPGYKPAVTFIVVQKRHHTRFFPHGNCPSDGRNCNVPPGTIVDSEITMPNRYEFYLVSHAAVQGVAKPTKYVVLYDDSNCHPDHLQALTYNLCHLFARCNRAVSYPAPTYYAHLAAYRGRVYIKDRRINMNDLENAYRDIQIISSVTDNNPMFFV; via the exons ATGGGTAAAAAGAAACCGCAGAAAAACG TTCTCGGGGCCATAGGCCAAACGTCAACACAAgcggtacagcagcagcagcaaccgcaaGGACCACAGCAAACGCCGCAAGGATCACAGCAACAACCGCAAGGTCCTCCAGAAtcgcagcaacaccagcaagGTCCGAAAAgaccacagcaacaacagcaaggtCACCCAAGttcgcagcaacagcaaggcccgaaagaacaacaacaacaaacgcaAGGTCCTCCAGGatcgcagcaacaacaacaaggtcCCCCAAGatcacagcaacagcaaggcCCGAAAGGACAACAGAAGCAGCAAGGTCCGAAAggaacacagcaacaacagcaaggaCAACAACAAACGCAAGGTCCTCCAGGatcgcagcaacaacagcaaggtCCCCCAAGatcacagcaacaacaaggcCCGAAAGGACCACAGCAGCCGCAAGGTTGGAaaggacaacaacaacaaacgcaAGGTCCTCCAGGatcgcagcaacaacaacaaggtcCCCCAGGatcgcagcaacagcaaggcCCGAAAGGACAACAGAAGCAGCAAGGTCCGAAAGGatcacagcaacaacagcaaggcCCGAAAGGACAACAACAAACGCAAGGTCCTCCAGGatcgcaacaacaacatcaaggTCCGAAAggatcgcagcagcagcaaggtcCGAAAGGatcacagcaacaacagcaaggtCCACAAAGGCGTGAATATGCACAAGACCGCAAGGGTCAAGGTGATGGCCATGCAATTAGTACCGCTGGTGACAGTGCGGCACACCGTGACGCTTCCGTCTCGTCATCGAAGTCTTCCAGTTCGGGTGACGGTAGCCTAAAGCCGATCGAAGAGAACCTTCAGCAGATGCGTATAGCTAAAGAAAAGATTCGCCGAACCGATCTGCGACCAGTATTGGTGCGCTCTGGTGCACACGGTACTCGTGGCAAAAAGGTATCAGTAGAGGCTAATTTCTTccgactgctgctcgacaagCTGAAGGGCGTAGCGTACCATTACGATGTAGCGATCGAACCGGACCGACCGAAAAAGTTCTACCGCGGTGTGTTTGCCCAGTTCTGTCGGGAAAACTATCCGGGTGTGGCGTTGGCGTACGACGGGCAGAAGAGTGCGTACACAACGAACAAGCTGACCGATAAGAAGGCGAAAGTGCTGTACCAGCCGGAGGATGGTGGCAGAGCGAAAGAGTACAGCGTGCAGATGAAAGAGGCTGCTCAGCTCGATCTGGGTGTGCTGAAAAC ATATATGCAGTCGAATGATGCCACGTTCGCGAAACCGATGAGCGCGATCCAGTGTTTGGATGTGGTGTTGCGTTGCGCTTACGAGAACAATCCCAACTTTGTGCGG TTCAAGCGATGCGTGTACATGGTcccgaacgaacgaatcgaTCTCGGCAAAGGACACGAACTGTGGTACGGTCTGTTCCAGTCGGCCGTGCTCGGTTCCCGGCCCTACATTAACCTGGACGTATCCCACAAAGCATTTCCGTGTGCGGCTCCCCTGCTGGCAGTGATCGGAAACATGAATCGTGGCAACGTGGAGTCAATCAGCGGCTGGGCACTGAACGAACTGCAAAGCTTCCTGAAGGGTATGGACGTAGTGTACAAGAACCCGGCGGGCATTATCAAACGGATGCGCTGCAACGGGCTGCGCGAACCGGCCAGCCAGCAGATGTTTAAGCTGGACGACGGTACGCGTCTCTCCGTGGCGGAATACTTTGCCAGGCGGCTCAACTATCGCCTGCGCTACCCGAACCTTCCCGTCGTGCACGTCGGCAGTACGGTGCGTTCGGTGTACGTGCCGGCTGAACTGTGCGAGATACCGGGTGGACAGGCATTGAACAAAAACCATCCGGAGGAGTGTACGCGCAAAATCATCCGGTACGCTGCCACTAACACCCAGACCCGCAAGCAAAAGATCATTAGCCTGGCATCCCAGCTGCAGTACAACAAATGTGCGACGCTAAAACAATTTGGCATCGAGGTTGGCAACGAGTTCGAGAAGGTTCCGGCCCGCATCATCGATGCGCCACCGATCGAGTACGCACGGGGCGAAAAGATTGCACCACGGTCCGGTGTGTGGCGGGCGGAGGGTAAGAACTTCCTCATACCCAGCACGGATCTAAGCAAGAAGCCGTTGCGGTGGCGCATTCTGAATTTGGACTCGTACACGAATGAGGCAACGGTGAAGAAGTTTGGCGAAAtgttgcagcagcaggcaTTGCGGTGCAACGTGCAGATGGAACCGTTTGACATGAGTAGCACGTACGAGCTGGTGCGTGACATAGCCAACGCGCTGCGGAACATCGGCACAGTGTTGGAGGGTATCAAGAAGAAGGAGCCAGCGATCACAATTGTGATACTGCCAAGCCGTGGCGAAGTGTACTCGAAGGTGAAACAAAAGGCTGAGCTGGCGAGCGAGCGTATCGGTATACTGACCCAGTGTGTTAAGGGTACGACGGTGGCGGAGAAGAGTACCGATATAAGCACCCTAAACAACATAATGTTAAAG ATAAATGCCAAAACGAATGGTTCCAACCACTGCATCTCGCCAGTCGCCGTACCACCGTTGGCACGCGGCAAGGTGATGTATATCGGTGCGGACGTCACACATCCGCTCGGCGACGACATACCGAGCGTGGTTGGCGTGGCAGCACTGTACGATATGATCGGCTTCCGGTACAACTGCAGCGTCCGGCTGCAAGGTGCCCGTGATGAAATGATACGCGATCTGGAGAACATTGTCCACCGGCAGCTGATGCTGTACCTGCAGTACAATGGCGAACTGCCCGAGCGCATCATGTACTACCGGGACGGTGTTTCGGATGGGCAGTTTGCGGAAATTCTTACGATCGAGCTGCAGGCACTGCATGCGGCCATTGCTCGAGCCAAACCCGGCTACAAGCCGGCCGTTACGTTCATCGTCGTGCAGAAGCGGCATCACACCAGGTTCTTCCCGCATGGCAACTGTCCGTCGGACGGGAGGAACTGCAATGTACCGCCCGGTACGATTGTGGACAGCGAGATAACGATGCCCAATCGGTACGAGTTCTATCTGGTAAGCCATGCGGCTGTCCAGGGCGTTGCCAAGCCGACCAAGTACGTGGTACTGTACGATGATTCCAACTGCCATCCGGATCATCTGCAAGCATTAACGTACAATCTGTGTCATCTGTTTGCACGTTGCAACCGGGCCGTATCGTATCCCGCACCGACCTACTATGCCCATTTGGCCGCCTACCGTGGTCGGGTGTACATCAAGGA CCGCCGCATCAATATGAACGATCTGGAAAATGCTTACCGTGATATTCAAATCATTTCCTCCGTCACTGACAACAATCCCATGTTCTTTGTGTAA
- the LOC126567561 gene encoding 2-(3-amino-3-carboxypropyl)histidine synthase subunit 1 yields the protein MAAAQVEQQHPLANDTKVVKAKPVRKVFKGASRVINKIPASLLNDPALNEAIAALPANYNFEVHKTVWRVRETKAKRVALQMPEGLLMFSLVLSDIIERFTEADTVIMGDVTYGACCVDDFTAKALGADLLVHYGHSCLIPIDQTTGIKVLYVFVDIKIDMLHFVESVKLNFPRERKLAFVSTIQFVATLHAAAKELREDGYDVLIPQSKPLSPGEILGCTAPRMGDSVRTLIYLGDGRFHLEAAMIANPALEAYKYDPYEKKFTRELYDHETMRQNRKQAIDDARAARRFGLILGTLGRQGSTKVLEHLEGRLKHHGREAVIILLSEIFPSKLARMEHIDAFVQVACPRLSIDWGSAFTKPLLTPYELSVVLGDAEWNVPECTAATEQKPKPAPNLEVAYPMDFYANASLGQWTPNFKKLDICENSTGGCCGRCKEEKDKEVKHKEGTEDSPVQIVVEQEE from the exons ATGGCAGCAGCACAGGTAGAACAGCAGCATCCGCTAGCGAACGACACGAAGGTCGTGAAGGCGAAACCCGTCCGCAAGGTGTTTAAGGGCGCATCGCGCGTTATCAACAAAATACCCGCCAGCTTGCTAAACGATCCAGCACTGAACGAGGCGATCGCGGCCCTACCCGCCAACTACAACTTCGAGGTGCACAAAACGGTATGGCGTGTGCGggaaacgaaagcgaaacgtGTCGCACTCCAGATGCCGGAAGGATTGCTAATGTTTTCGCTCGTCCTGAGCGACATCATCGAACGCTTTACCGAGGCGGACACCGTTATTATGGGTGACGTTACGTACGGTGCCTGCTGTGTGGATGATTTCACTGCAAAAGCGCTCGGGGCGGATCTGCTCGTGCACTACGGACACAGCTGCCTGATTCCGATCGATCAGACCACGGGCATCAAGGTGCTGTACGTGTTTGTGGACATTAAAATTGACATGCTGCACTTTGTCGAGAGCGTAAAGCTCAACTTTCCCCGCGAGCGTAAGCTAGCCTTCGTCAGTACGATACAGTTTGTGGCCACACTGCACGCTGCAGCGAAGGAGCTACGCGAGGACGGGTATGACGTACTGATACCGCAATCGAAACCACTCAGTCCGGGTGAAATATTGGGCTGTACGGCACCACGGATGGGGGACAGTGTCCGCACGCTGATCTATCTCGGCGATGGGCGGTTCCATCTCGAGGCAGCGATGATTGCTAACCCGGCCCTGGAAGCGTACAAGTACGATCCGTACGAGAAAAAGTTTACCCGTGAGCTGTACGACCACGAAACGATGCGCCAGAATCGGAAGCAAGCGATCGATGATGCACGCGCTGCACGCCGGTTCGGGCTGATATTGGGGACGCTTGGGCGCCAGGGTTCGACGAAGGTGCTGGAGCATCTCGAGGGACGGTTGAAACACCACGGTCGGGAAGCGGTGATCATACTACTATCGGAGATTTTCCCTTCCAAGCTGGCCCGTATGGAGCACATCGATGCGTTTGTACAG GTTGCCTGTCCGCGGCTTTCCATCGACTGGGGTTCGGCGTTCACGAAACCGCTGCTTACTCCGTACGAGCTTTCCGTAGTGCTCGGTGATGCCGAATGGAACGTACCGGAGTGTACTGCGGCAACCGAACAGAAGCCCAAACCCGCACCCAACCTGGAGGTTGCCTATCCGATGGATTTTTACGCCAATGCCAGCCTTGGCCAGTGGACGCCCAACTTTAAGAAGCTCGATATCTGTGAAAATTCCACCGGTGGGTGCTGCGGTCGCTGTAAGGAGGAAAAGGATAAGGAGGTGAAACACAAAGAAGGAACAGAGGATTCGCCGGTTCAGATTGTGGTGGAACAAGAGGAATAA
- the LOC126568182 gene encoding protein hold'em — translation MASAEISTVKTIAQINAEAHNFILVAVVIAKSNPRFFSGHSKHRDVHEQDSTGSIETARGVLTLTLRDSARDTINCTVWGRADTIAHYDNAFAIGDVIDVNRPQVSSSVFGRSEQYSPTVTSPYGLTVNDQTQMAQLVRHEGGQDTARLQALLRVPLVQPSTTIPLADIVASGSGCNGETFNLLVVVRAVRAKRDIRVARSNEMKSFREVILMDSSHSGVVMKFWSESYIRWSEQWMPLKTVLLIVDARVEFSEYYKTICLAVDRKTIITQDPLLPQLNSLLAHAKSIPTQDIDVVCSLSSGTVDPTTINTVMTVQQILDRTEGNLVQEQDQFTALCYAVITRLDLDGPTRNVSKRCRNCRTLVRGQDAACPKSDCPGHLTPGRESFFDLTVDITDHTGTLTGCRMVSRVAETVLECDVASFERQSDDQKTHLKWKFLLDRCAVKLIVKRRSAVRFQNLYSIVACTIADPAEVEAKLKVY, via the exons ATGGCTTCTGCCGAAATTTCGACCGTTAAAACCATCGCCCAAATCAACGCTGAAGCGCACAACTTTATACTGGTCGCTGTTGTAATTGCCAAAAGCAATCCACGCTTTTTCAGTGGCCATTCCAAGCATCGCGATGTCCACGAGCAGGATTCGACCGGCAGTATCGAAACGGCACGCGGTGTACTAACGCTAACGTTGCGCGATTCGGCCCGTGACACAATCAACTGTACCGTTTGGGGTAGGGCCGATACTATCGCACACTACGACAATGCGTTCGCGATTGGCGATGTGATCGATGTGAACCGGCCGCAGGTTTCGTCCTCGGTGTTTGGCAGATCGGAACAATACTCGCCGACCGTTACCTCGCCGTACGGTTTGACGGTGAACGATCAAACGCAGATGGCACAGCTGGTGCGCCACGAAGGAGGGCAAGATACGGCACGACTGCAGGCACTACTGAGGGTACCGTTGGTGCAGCCCAGCACAACGATTCCGCTGGCCGATATCGTGGCCAGTGGATCTGGTTGTAATGGGGAAACATTCAACTTGCTCGTGGTTGTTCGTGCAGTACGCGCCAAGCGGGACATTCGAGTGGCACGAAGTAACGAGATGAAATCGTTCCGGGAGGTGATACTGATGGATAGCAGCCATTCCGGGGTGGTGATGAAGTTTTGGTCCGAGAGCTATATCCGTTGGTCTGAACAGTGGATGCCGCTCAAGACGGTACTGCTGATAGTGGACGCTAGGGTGGAGTTTAGCGAGTACTACAAAACCATCTGTCTGGCCGTGGATAGGAAAACGATCATTACGCAGGATCCTCTTCTGCCACAGCTGAACAGTCTATTGGCACATGCAAAAAGCATCCCCACGCAGGACATCGATGTGGTTTGCTCGCTATCGTCCGGTACCGTTGACC CAACCACAATAAACACGGTTATGACCGTGCAACAGATACTGGACCGCACGGAAGGCAATCTGGTACAGGAGCAGGACCAATTTACCGCACTCTGTTACGCCGTAATCACCCGACTTGATCTCGATGGTCCGACGCGAAACGTTAGCAAACGTTGCCGGAACTGTCGTACGTTGGTGCGGGGTCAGGATGCAGCCTGTCCCAAGAGCGACTGTCCGGGGCATCTAACACCAGGTCGAGAATCGTTTTTCGATCTTACCGTCGACATTACGGATCACACGGGAACGCTGACCGGCTGTCGGATGGTAAGCCGGGTGGCCGAAACCGTGCTAGAGTGTGATGTGGCCAGCTTCGAGCGTCAAAGCGACGACCAGAAGACAcatttgaaatggaaatttcTGTTGGATCGTTGTGCCGTGAAGCTGATAGTAAAGAGACGATCAGCCGTACGGTTTCAAAACCTGTACTCGATTGTAGCCTGTACAATAGCGGATCCGGCCGAAGTGGAGGCGAAGCTAAAGGTttactaa
- the LOC126567562 gene encoding dynein intermediate chain 3, ciliary, which yields MDIQYVYQKERREFGKQCLFSDKNKVEFSEPANHDLFREYILRDPVSVGTQYSRQMAISEANTESAEYEHHGILHSEGGWPKDVNYLDPEQTVRYRRKVEKDESYISQLMALTKPMEHCIFQNNAVNIYEKYFDDLEPAPLIERSSSRTLNVYRDPSIYKQPVTHLSWSPDGGTKIAVSHCNMNFGEVLGKAVCSYIWEVENPNAPLLRFKPISSMICLEYNQKDPTTLVCGMYNGQVAAWDTRNEQEPVMISEREHSHRAPVNSALWINSKSGTEFFSGSSDSQVMWWDTRKLSQPIDKLLMDPIKADEQDLSRSYGVSCLEYETSIPTRFMCGTEQGMLFSCNRKGKSPQEKIVFRMQCHTGPIYALTRNPAFVKNFLTIGDWIARIWSEDCRESSIVWTKNHDVMLTDGAWSPTRYSLFFVSRVDGVLDAWDLLQQHSEPTLSIKVCDESLKCLRAHESGRLVGTGSVKGATFLIEMSENMTSIRNDKPLLTAMLERENRREKILEAKSREMKLKVRTLNRQDEHTEDKPKLFQCRSACEAAEQEYLQMLEKERKSRHPEEYEEEYDPKKVRKPYKPENYESDGENE from the exons ATGGATATACAGTACGTCTACCAGAAGGAGCGCCGTGAGTTTGGCAAACAGTGTCTCTTCTCGGACAAGAATAAGGTGGAATTTTCCGAACCGGCCAACCATGATCTGTTCCGCGAGTACATACTACGTGATCCCGTATCGGTGGGCACACAGTACAGCCGCCAAATGGCAATCAGTGAAGCGAACACGGAGAGTGCGGAATACGAACATCACGGTATCCTGCACTCGGAGGGTGGTTGGCCGAAGGATGTGAACTATCTCGATCCTGAGCAAACCGTACGGTACAGGCGCAAGGTGGAAAAGGATGAGAGCTACATCAGCCAGCTAATGGCACTGACCAAACCGATGGAGCACTGTATCTTCCAGAACAATGCGGTCAACATCTACGAGAAGTACTTTGACGATCTTGAGCCGGCGCCGCTGATCGAGCGCAGTAGCTCGCGTACGCTAAACGTGTACCGGGATCCGAGTATCTACAAGCAGCCGGTAACGCACCTGTCCTGGTCACCGGACGGTGGTACCAAGATTGCCGTTTCACACTGCAACATGAACTTTGGCGAGGTGCTCGGTAAGGCGGTTTGCTCGTACATCTGGGAGGTGGAGAACCCGAATGCTCCGCTGCTTCGCTTTAAGCCAATCAGTTCGATGATCTGTCTGGAGTACAATCAGAAAGATCCGACAACGCTGGTGTGCGGCATGTACAACGGGCAGGTAGCAGCGTGGGACACCCGGAACGAACAGGAACCGGTAATGATTAGTGAGCGAGAACACTCGCACCGTGCTCCGGTAAATTCGGCACTCTGGATTAACTCGAAGAGCGGTACGGAGTTTTTCTCCGGCTCGTCCGACAGTCAGGTGATGTGGTGGGATACTCGTAAGCTGTCGCAACCGATCGATAAGCTGCTGATGGATCCGATCAAGGCGGACGAACAGGATCTGTCCCGTTCGTACGGTGTCAGCTGTCTCGAGTACGAAACGTCCATACCGACACGGTTCATGTGTGGCACCGAGCAGGGCATGCTGTTCTCGTGCAATCGGAAAGGAAAATCGCCCCAGGAGAAGATAGTTTTTCGG ATGCAATGCCACACGGGACCAATATACGCATTGACACGAAACCCGGCGTTCGTCAAGAACTTCCTCACCATCGGCGATTGGATCGCACGGATCTGGTCAGAAGATTGCCGAGAAAGTTCGATCGTCTGGACGAAAAACCATGACGTTATGCTGACGGACGGTGCTTGGAGCCCGACTCGATATTCGCTGTTCTTCGTCAGCCGTGTGGATGGTGTGCTGGATGCTTGGGACCTGTTGCAGCAGCACAGTGAACCGACGCTCAGCATCAAGGTGTGCGATGAGAGCCTCAAGTGTTTGCGGGCACACGAATCGGGCCGGCTGGTCGGTACGGGTAGTGTGAAGGGTGCCACGTTTCTGATCGAAATGTCGGAAAACATGACCTCGATACGGAACGACAAGCCATTGTTGACGgcg ATGCTTGAGCGAGAAAACCGTCGCGAAAAGATCCTGGAAGCTAAATCACGCGAGATGAAGCTGAAGGTACGCACCCTAAACCGTCAGGACGAACATACAGAGGACAAACCGAAGCTTTTCCAGTGTCGCT CTGCCTGTGAAGCTGCTGAACAGGAATATCTCCAAATGTtggaaaaggaacgaaaatcACGCCATCCGGAGGAGTACGAGGAAG AATATGATCCCAAGAAAGTGAGAAAACCCTACAAGCCGGAAAACTACGAATCGGACGGTGAAAACGAGTGA